One genomic window of Thermoanaerobaculum aquaticum includes the following:
- a CDS encoding UbiX family flavin prenyltransferase: protein MRTELALVITGACGMRLPVRFSELALQHPQVDHLHIVFSDGSRMVLAQELGKECAEPHGFVRRLSVAEEAKAKASVWREAEIAAPIASGSYLLRGVVILPCSAATACSLASGVSRGLGQRVGDVALKQRWPLILGFRETPLSRIHLQALLTLTEAGAVVMPPIPAFYVTGESLENFVEHYCMRVFDLLGLPLEAPHLRWQGFPR, encoded by the coding sequence GTGAGGACCGAGCTGGCTTTGGTGATTACCGGGGCTTGCGGCATGCGGCTTCCGGTGCGGTTTTCTGAACTCGCCTTGCAGCACCCCCAGGTGGATCACCTGCACATCGTGTTTTCCGACGGGTCGCGGATGGTTTTGGCCCAGGAGCTGGGTAAGGAGTGCGCCGAACCCCACGGGTTCGTGCGCCGGCTTTCGGTGGCGGAGGAGGCCAAAGCCAAGGCCTCGGTGTGGCGGGAGGCGGAAATAGCGGCCCCCATTGCTTCCGGCTCGTACCTCCTGCGGGGGGTGGTGATCCTCCCCTGTTCCGCAGCCACCGCGTGCTCCCTGGCTTCCGGGGTTTCCCGGGGGTTGGGTCAGCGGGTGGGGGATGTGGCTTTAAAGCAGCGCTGGCCGTTGATCCTGGGTTTCCGGGAAACACCGCTTTCCCGCATTCACCTGCAAGCCCTTTTGACCCTGACCGAGGCGGGAGCGGTGGTGATGCCCCCCATCCCCGCCTTTTACGTAACCGGTGAAAGCCTGGAGAACTTCGTGGAGCACTACTGCATGCGGGTTTTTGACCTTCTGGGGCTTCCTCTGGAGGCTCCGCACCTCCGCTGGCAGGGGTTTCCGCGGTGA
- a CDS encoding carboxypeptidase-like regulatory domain-containing protein has protein sequence MGKRLFLAAFVLAWPVSLFAQAQGHVKGVVTDVKGNPIAGAKIIITCPAMGSFRKELTTDSKGKYSLVIVDATKEYLFHVEAPGYQAIEQLNKPLIGGQTLELNFTLKSMQEAAVEAEEPGLRELREGRDLWEAGKKPEARAKFAEAVAKKPDLYLAWLALGDADLEAGKPADALSAAEKCLAAKANFAPCLALAANAALAKGDKALYEQYMAAYKKANPTDPAVLFSEAAEFINKGEDDKAKPLLEQALSVNPDYPPALYELAMLYVRAGNNAKAKELLTHLLEVAPDYKDAGLAKEMLKYL, from the coding sequence ATGGGAAAGCGCCTTTTCCTTGCGGCGTTTGTACTGGCTTGGCCTGTGTCCTTGTTCGCGCAAGCGCAAGGGCACGTCAAAGGGGTCGTGACCGACGTGAAGGGGAACCCCATTGCTGGCGCCAAGATCATCATCACCTGTCCGGCCATGGGCAGCTTCCGTAAGGAGCTCACCACCGACAGCAAGGGGAAGTACTCGCTGGTGATCGTGGACGCCACCAAGGAGTACCTCTTCCACGTGGAAGCGCCGGGGTATCAGGCCATCGAGCAGCTCAACAAGCCGCTCATCGGTGGTCAAACCCTGGAGCTCAACTTCACGCTTAAGAGCATGCAAGAGGCGGCAGTGGAAGCCGAGGAACCGGGGCTGCGCGAGCTGCGGGAAGGCCGCGACCTCTGGGAGGCGGGAAAAAAGCCCGAAGCCCGCGCCAAATTTGCCGAAGCCGTGGCTAAAAAGCCCGATTTGTACCTGGCCTGGTTGGCGTTGGGGGATGCCGATTTGGAGGCCGGCAAGCCCGCCGATGCGCTTTCTGCCGCGGAGAAATGCTTGGCGGCCAAAGCCAACTTTGCCCCGTGCTTGGCCCTAGCCGCCAACGCCGCGCTGGCCAAGGGCGACAAGGCGCTTTACGAGCAGTACATGGCGGCCTACAAGAAGGCCAACCCCACTGACCCGGCGGTGCTGTTTTCGGAAGCGGCGGAGTTCATCAACAAGGGCGAAGACGACAAGGCCAAGCCGCTCTTGGAGCAAGCTTTGAGCGTCAACCCCGACTACCCGCCGGCGCTTTACGAGTTGGCCATGCTGTACGTACGGGCGGGCAACAACGCCAAGGCCAAGGAGCTTTTAACGCACCTTTTGGAGGTGGCTCCCGATTACAAGGACGCCGGCCTCGCTAAGGAAATGCTCAAGTACCTCTAA
- the panD gene encoding aspartate 1-decarboxylase codes for MMLRPFLRAKIHRAQVTRSELHYVGSITVDAELLAAADMLPLEEVEVYNITRGTRFSTYCIPGKPGSGEIGINGAAAHLAHVGDLVIICAYCFLDREELPHHRARVVLVDEGNRVGQVLLKTPFDEPA; via the coding sequence ATGATGCTACGGCCCTTTTTGCGAGCCAAGATCCACCGGGCCCAGGTGACCCGCTCCGAGCTGCACTACGTGGGCTCCATTACCGTGGACGCTGAGCTTCTGGCAGCTGCGGACATGCTGCCCCTGGAAGAGGTGGAGGTTTACAACATTACCCGCGGCACGCGCTTTTCCACCTACTGCATCCCCGGCAAGCCAGGCAGCGGCGAAATCGGCATCAACGGCGCAGCTGCGCATCTTGCCCATGTGGGGGACTTGGTGATCATTTGCGCCTACTGCTTCTTGGACCGCGAGGAGCTCCCCCACCACCGCGCCCGGGTGGTGCTGGTGGACGAGGGCAACCGCGTGGGTCAGGTGCTGCTCAAGACCCCCTTTGACGAACCGGCTTAG
- the selB gene encoding selenocysteine-specific translation elongation factor — translation MKAVVFATAGHIDHGKTSLVHALTGVWCDRLKEEQERGITLVLGFAPLLDPEGQVEVSFVDVPGHERLVHTMVAGAGGVDRALLVVAANEGIMPQTREHLAVLQLLGIQGGVVALTKADLVTPSELEARRAELAAFLRHGPLAAAPIVPCSSTTGEGVQELKEAILREARSVQRESEPHRPFRLAADRVFSLPGAGTVVTGTARWGQVKVGEEVWVFPPGRTLRVRSLQVHGQEREKASAGERVALALVGVKAEEIPRGAQVVSSGLWEPTARVAAELTLLPEAPALAEGQKLWLHLLATRTVATVERLSSGGSGKPVRALLRLASPILAFPGDRVILRRMTPATTVGGGVVLDTTLPRLSRRGLPILAELPPPAQRAALVLALVERAGRTGVSLSQLAAHMGFFPEGMQGPLGQLEAQGHVVLLPGKDVLVVSIRAVAEVLAEAKSILKQKGELGLPASELLQALGLGEGKALRAFYLETLVAQGFAREQGGRLFAAELQPLTSPLAVKLEELYRQAGFAAPSPKEAAAQLAAPPKAVEGLVKLLVDQGRLVRVGGKWILHRQALDGIVASLRSWGVERFDVGQFKDRFGLTRKLAIPILEWLDSQRVTRREGDSRRILRDGLAGSGGGPTAGHQPPKER, via the coding sequence ATGAAGGCCGTGGTTTTTGCCACTGCCGGGCACATTGACCATGGCAAGACCTCCCTGGTCCATGCCCTCACGGGGGTGTGGTGTGATCGCCTCAAAGAGGAGCAGGAGCGGGGCATCACGCTGGTCCTGGGGTTTGCCCCTCTCTTGGACCCCGAAGGCCAGGTGGAGGTTTCCTTTGTGGACGTGCCGGGGCACGAGCGGCTGGTGCACACCATGGTGGCCGGGGCAGGGGGGGTGGACCGGGCGCTTTTGGTGGTGGCCGCCAACGAGGGGATCATGCCCCAAACCCGGGAGCACCTGGCCGTCCTCCAGCTCCTGGGTATCCAGGGCGGCGTGGTGGCCCTCACCAAAGCCGATCTCGTCACCCCTTCGGAGCTGGAAGCACGAAGAGCGGAACTGGCCGCGTTCCTGCGCCACGGGCCGCTGGCCGCAGCGCCCATCGTCCCTTGCTCCAGCACCACCGGGGAAGGCGTTCAGGAGCTCAAAGAGGCCATCCTCCGGGAGGCCCGCAGCGTGCAGCGGGAATCCGAACCCCACCGGCCTTTCCGCCTGGCCGCCGATCGGGTTTTTAGCCTGCCGGGAGCAGGCACCGTGGTCACCGGTACCGCCCGCTGGGGGCAGGTCAAGGTGGGCGAAGAGGTTTGGGTGTTTCCCCCCGGTCGCACCTTGCGGGTGCGCAGCCTGCAGGTGCACGGTCAAGAACGGGAAAAGGCCAGCGCCGGAGAGCGGGTGGCCCTGGCCTTGGTCGGGGTGAAGGCCGAGGAGATCCCCCGGGGGGCGCAGGTGGTGAGCTCAGGCCTTTGGGAACCCACGGCTCGCGTGGCGGCGGAGCTCACGCTGCTTCCCGAGGCGCCGGCTCTAGCCGAGGGGCAAAAGCTCTGGCTTCACCTCCTGGCCACCCGCACGGTGGCCACGGTGGAGCGCTTAAGCTCGGGAGGCTCCGGCAAACCTGTCCGCGCCCTCCTGCGGCTGGCTAGCCCCATCCTGGCTTTCCCGGGCGATCGGGTGATCCTGCGGCGCATGACGCCAGCCACCACGGTGGGCGGCGGGGTGGTGCTGGACACCACCCTTCCCCGGCTTTCCCGCCGGGGGCTCCCCATCCTGGCGGAGCTACCTCCGCCTGCCCAGCGGGCCGCTTTGGTGCTGGCGCTGGTGGAGCGCGCCGGGAGAACCGGTGTAAGCCTCTCGCAACTCGCCGCCCACATGGGCTTTTTTCCGGAGGGGATGCAGGGACCCTTAGGCCAGCTGGAAGCCCAAGGGCACGTGGTTCTCCTCCCCGGCAAGGACGTGCTGGTGGTCTCTATACGGGCGGTGGCGGAGGTTCTGGCGGAAGCCAAAAGCATCCTCAAGCAAAAGGGGGAGCTGGGTTTGCCGGCCAGCGAGCTCCTCCAGGCTCTGGGCCTGGGCGAGGGCAAGGCGCTGCGCGCCTTTTACCTGGAAACGCTCGTAGCCCAGGGCTTCGCCCGGGAGCAGGGGGGGCGCCTTTTTGCCGCCGAGCTCCAACCGCTCACAAGCCCGTTGGCCGTGAAGCTGGAGGAGCTTTACCGCCAGGCCGGGTTTGCCGCGCCCTCGCCGAAAGAAGCGGCAGCCCAGCTTGCCGCCCCGCCCAAGGCGGTGGAGGGGTTGGTGAAGCTGCTGGTGGACCAGGGGCGGCTGGTCCGGGTGGGGGGCAAATGGATCCTCCATCGGCAGGCTTTGGACGGCATCGTGGCCTCCCTTCGCAGTTGGGGTGTGGAGCGCTTTGATGTGGGGCAATTCAAGGACCGTTTTGGGCTCACCCGCAAGCTGGCCATCCCCATCCTGGAGTGGCTGGACTCCCAGCGCGTCACCCGCCGGGAGGGGGATTCCCGGCGGATCCTCCGGGACGGCCTTGCGGGTTCGGGTGGGGGCCCAACTGCCGGCCACCAGCCTCCCAAGGAGCGGTAG
- a CDS encoding ComEA family DNA-binding protein yields MRRTLVTLALLAGLAAPVLADSEKGGVVNINTASVQELKLLPRVGPALAQRILEFREKNGPFKSPEELMRVKGIGEKTFDLMKPYVTTSGPTTLKQKVASARKRAQGQKATGGN; encoded by the coding sequence ATGAGGAGAACGTTGGTGACGTTGGCATTGCTGGCCGGCCTGGCAGCTCCGGTGCTGGCCGATAGCGAAAAGGGCGGGGTGGTTAACATCAACACCGCCTCCGTTCAGGAACTCAAGCTCCTGCCGCGGGTGGGTCCGGCGCTCGCCCAGCGCATCCTGGAGTTCCGGGAGAAAAACGGGCCGTTCAAGAGCCCCGAGGAGCTCATGCGGGTTAAGGGCATCGGGGAAAAGACCTTTGACCTCATGAAACCCTACGTGACAACCAGTGGACCTACAACGTTGAAGCAAAAGGTGGCCTCGGCGCGCAAGCGCGCCCAGGGTCAAAAGGCCACTGGAGGAAACTAA
- a CDS encoding GNAT family N-acetyltransferase, whose product MARAVQAKGCQGFLTGARENYTMALANVLDVPALYALDRLCFAQRAWSWEAWFEVACWPEWTCLVQRQGKRIIGAMVLLLWPPVAQISSIAVHPAHRGRGLGSRMLAEAIGRARRARCRWVALEVDRESPAVRLYRRFGFGVVRRFTEDGIPRLEMVRRLGGRR is encoded by the coding sequence GTGGCCCGGGCGGTGCAGGCCAAAGGGTGTCAAGGTTTTTTAACAGGTGCAAGGGAAAATTACACCATGGCTTTGGCCAACGTGCTGGACGTCCCTGCCCTTTACGCTCTGGACCGCCTTTGCTTTGCCCAGCGGGCCTGGAGCTGGGAAGCATGGTTTGAAGTGGCCTGTTGGCCGGAGTGGACGTGCTTGGTGCAGCGGCAGGGGAAAAGGATCATCGGGGCCATGGTGCTTTTGCTTTGGCCGCCGGTGGCGCAGATTTCCTCCATTGCCGTGCACCCCGCCCACCGGGGGCGGGGCCTGGGGAGCCGCATGCTGGCGGAGGCCATTGGTCGCGCCCGGCGGGCGAGGTGTCGCTGGGTGGCTCTGGAGGTGGACCGCGAAAGCCCCGCCGTGCGTCTCTATCGGCGCTTTGGCTTTGGGGTGGTGCGCCGGTTTACCGAGGACGGGATCCCGCGCCTGGAGATGGTGCGGCGCCTGGGGGGCAGGCGGTGA
- a CDS encoding sugar phosphate nucleotidyltransferase: MIGMLLAAGLGERMEPLSSLIPKPALPVLGEPLLATSLRTLHAAGCRRVVVNLHRHPEQVVVAVQQVACGLSVVFSLEPELLGPAGGLSAARPAFGEGPVLVANADCWSRLDLQPLLASGQPDRAVLALLPHPNREQWGAVHLDAEGRVVAFSRAGENLQEPGYLYTGFQLLGRETLRFLPPPPAQMSAFWQPLMAGGRLFGVVVAGEFREAGDPAAYWQLVMEALAGTSFVHALASVSPSAHVEPTMVAAGARVCDHARLSRCVLLPGADVGSGADLSHSVVAGPVPAGAFLERALVIPEAVYPLQAKSAPAPKAHAGRSR; encoded by the coding sequence ATGATCGGCATGCTGCTGGCGGCAGGGCTCGGGGAGCGCATGGAGCCCCTGTCCTCGCTGATCCCCAAGCCGGCCCTGCCGGTGTTGGGCGAACCGCTTTTGGCCACAAGCTTGCGAACCTTGCATGCCGCGGGCTGCAGGCGGGTGGTGGTGAACCTCCACCGCCACCCGGAGCAGGTGGTGGTGGCGGTGCAGCAGGTAGCCTGCGGGCTTTCCGTGGTCTTTTCTTTGGAACCGGAGCTTTTGGGGCCGGCGGGTGGGCTTTCGGCAGCCCGACCGGCCTTTGGGGAAGGGCCGGTGCTGGTGGCCAACGCCGACTGCTGGAGCCGCCTGGACCTGCAACCTCTTTTGGCCTCTGGCCAACCGGACCGTGCGGTCCTGGCGCTGCTGCCCCACCCCAATCGGGAGCAGTGGGGAGCGGTGCATCTGGACGCCGAAGGGCGCGTGGTGGCTTTTTCCCGGGCGGGGGAAAACCTCCAAGAGCCCGGCTACCTTTATACCGGTTTTCAGCTTTTGGGCCGGGAAACCCTGCGCTTCTTGCCTCCGCCCCCGGCCCAAATGTCCGCCTTTTGGCAGCCGCTGATGGCCGGAGGCCGGCTCTTTGGGGTGGTGGTGGCCGGGGAGTTCCGGGAAGCTGGGGACCCGGCCGCTTACTGGCAGTTGGTGATGGAGGCTTTAGCGGGGACCAGCTTCGTGCACGCTTTGGCTTCGGTTTCGCCTTCAGCTCACGTGGAGCCCACGATGGTGGCGGCGGGGGCAAGGGTTTGCGACCACGCCCGGCTCTCCCGCTGCGTGTTGCTTCCGGGAGCGGACGTGGGTTCCGGGGCTGATCTTTCCCACAGTGTGGTGGCGGGCCCGGTGCCGGCCGGTGCTTTTCTGGAACGGGCCTTGGTCATCCCTGAGGCGGTTTATCCGCTGCAGGCTAAAAGCGCACCGGCTCCCAAAGCCCACGCTGGGCGTTCCAGGTAA
- a CDS encoding deoxynucleoside kinase: MSETPFPFRHVAVEGPIGVGKTSLVERLAARFSGVKVLEDVTNPFLEPFYRGVPGAAFQAQVFFLLSRYQQQVELQQPELFTQLVVADYTMAKDRIFARLNLSDAEFALYDRLYSLLVPGLPKPDLVVYLEASVEVCLERIRKRGRPFERTIDAAYLRRLKEAYAEFFFHYNETPLLVVNTDDLDFVHREQDFDALVAKMVRVRRGTHVFIPLGSGT; the protein is encoded by the coding sequence ATGAGCGAGACCCCGTTCCCCTTTCGCCATGTTGCCGTGGAAGGCCCCATTGGTGTAGGTAAAACCTCGTTGGTGGAGCGCCTGGCCGCCCGTTTTTCCGGTGTGAAGGTGCTGGAGGACGTGACCAACCCGTTTTTGGAGCCCTTTTACCGCGGGGTGCCGGGGGCAGCGTTTCAAGCCCAGGTGTTTTTCTTGCTTTCCCGCTATCAGCAGCAGGTGGAGCTGCAGCAACCGGAGCTGTTCACGCAGCTGGTGGTGGCCGACTACACCATGGCCAAGGACCGCATCTTTGCCCGCCTCAACCTCTCGGATGCCGAGTTTGCCCTTTACGACCGGCTCTACAGCCTTTTGGTTCCGGGTTTGCCTAAGCCCGATCTGGTGGTTTACCTGGAAGCCTCGGTGGAGGTTTGCCTGGAGCGCATCCGCAAGCGGGGAAGGCCGTTTGAGCGTACAATAGATGCGGCGTACTTGCGGCGCCTCAAAGAAGCGTACGCCGAGTTCTTCTTCCACTACAACGAGACGCCGCTTTTGGTGGTGAACACCGATGATTTGGACTTTGTGCACCGGGAGCAGGACTTTGACGCCCTGGTGGCAAAGATGGTGCGTGTCCGGCGGGGCACGCATGTTTTCATACCGCTCGGATCCGGGACATGA
- a CDS encoding pilus assembly FimT family protein, with the protein MNKKSGFSLVELLVVLGIMALVLGVASTDLSRMYRRGALRHAGFRLLTDAQRCQTLAVQHLAKVGLVFDVDPRGSFYVLVVDRNGNGVSRKDYLTGRDRVVGNPVYFREFGSQVRLGLPSGWRVPQPGGRGSVAEDGLQVGRAGILSFSPTAGATAGSVFLSSGSEVLALRVTPLGTTRLFTWNAQRGLWEPVRF; encoded by the coding sequence ATGAACAAAAAGAGCGGTTTTTCGCTGGTGGAGCTGCTGGTGGTTTTGGGGATCATGGCGCTGGTTTTGGGGGTGGCTTCCACTGACCTTTCCCGAATGTACCGCCGGGGGGCGCTGAGGCACGCGGGGTTTCGCTTGCTCACCGATGCCCAGCGATGCCAGACCCTTGCGGTCCAACACCTGGCCAAGGTGGGGCTGGTGTTCGACGTGGATCCCCGGGGGAGCTTTTACGTGCTGGTGGTGGACCGCAACGGCAACGGCGTTTCCCGCAAGGACTACCTCACCGGCCGCGACCGGGTGGTGGGAAACCCCGTGTACTTCCGGGAGTTTGGTTCCCAGGTGCGGTTGGGCTTGCCCTCCGGGTGGCGGGTCCCGCAGCCAGGGGGACGAGGGTCGGTCGCGGAGGACGGCTTGCAGGTGGGGCGTGCTGGCATCCTGAGCTTTAGCCCCACCGCAGGGGCTACCGCCGGCTCGGTGTTTTTGTCCTCCGGTAGCGAGGTGCTGGCTTTGCGGGTCACCCCTCTGGGCACGACCCGGCTTTTTACCTGGAACGCCCAGCGTGGGCTTTGGGAGCCGGTGCGCTTTTAG
- the panB gene encoding 3-methyl-2-oxobutanoate hydroxymethyltransferase, protein MEEKITASAIANRKGKDKIVMVTATDEPTGRLVDQAGVDVVLVGDSLAMAVLGRPNTLSVTIEEMLHHIRAVAQGVRRALVVGDMPFGSFQVSVAEAVRNACRLVGEGGAEAVKLEGPRVAEIKAIVAAGVPVMGHLGLTPQSLHLLGGYRVQGKSLEQARHLLAQAQELEEAGVFALVLEGIPPSLAKAITARVGIPTIGIGAGPHCDGQVLVLADLLGLSPGLVPRFVRRYAQLDVAIRQAVAAFAGDVRSGSYPAPQECYPDPPELSAWVEGEV, encoded by the coding sequence ATGGAAGAGAAAATCACAGCCTCGGCCATTGCCAACCGTAAGGGCAAAGACAAAATCGTGATGGTCACCGCCACCGACGAACCCACCGGTCGTTTGGTGGACCAGGCCGGTGTGGACGTGGTGTTGGTGGGGGATTCCCTGGCCATGGCGGTGCTGGGGCGACCCAACACCCTCTCGGTGACCATAGAGGAAATGCTCCACCACATTCGGGCGGTGGCCCAGGGGGTGCGGCGGGCGCTGGTGGTGGGGGACATGCCCTTTGGCTCCTTCCAGGTTTCGGTGGCGGAAGCCGTGCGCAACGCCTGCCGGCTGGTGGGAGAGGGGGGTGCGGAAGCGGTGAAGCTGGAGGGCCCCAGGGTGGCGGAAATCAAAGCCATCGTGGCCGCCGGCGTTCCGGTGATGGGCCATTTGGGCTTAACCCCCCAGTCCCTGCACCTTTTAGGCGGTTACCGGGTGCAGGGCAAGAGCCTGGAGCAAGCCCGGCACCTTTTGGCTCAAGCCCAGGAGCTGGAGGAAGCCGGGGTCTTTGCCCTGGTTTTGGAGGGCATTCCCCCCAGCTTGGCCAAGGCCATCACCGCCAGGGTGGGCATCCCCACCATTGGCATTGGCGCCGGACCCCACTGCGACGGGCAGGTGCTGGTGCTGGCCGACCTCTTGGGTCTTTCCCCGGGTCTGGTGCCGCGCTTTGTGCGCCGCTACGCCCAGCTGGATGTGGCCATTCGCCAAGCGGTCGCCGCCTTTGCCGGGGATGTGCGCAGCGGTAGCTATCCGGCGCCCCAGGAGTGCTACCCGGACCCGCCGGAGCTTTCCGCTTGGGTGGAAGGGGAGGTGTGA
- a CDS encoding class IV adenylate cyclase → MAAEQEFKFAVTSLPAVREALRGLGASLKVEATLERNWVLDDAQDSLRLKGCLLRVRQWGESHLLTYKGPARFSAGLKVREELEVGLSASEKALAILAALGFSPVFYYEKQRETWSLGRVEVALDHTPMGDFVELEGEGPELRQVAAALGFAPEAALRGTYLELWRSYREHHPEAPEHMVFS, encoded by the coding sequence GTGGCGGCGGAGCAGGAGTTCAAGTTTGCGGTGACGAGCCTCCCAGCGGTACGCGAAGCCCTCCGGGGCTTGGGGGCGTCGTTGAAGGTTGAGGCCACCCTTGAGCGCAACTGGGTTTTGGACGATGCCCAGGACAGCCTGCGGCTAAAGGGGTGCCTTTTGCGCGTGCGCCAGTGGGGGGAAAGCCACCTCCTCACGTACAAGGGTCCTGCTCGCTTTTCCGCGGGGCTGAAGGTTCGGGAAGAGCTGGAGGTGGGCCTTTCGGCCAGCGAGAAGGCGCTGGCCATTCTTGCCGCCCTAGGCTTTTCCCCGGTTTTTTACTACGAAAAGCAGCGGGAAACCTGGAGCCTGGGCCGGGTTGAAGTGGCTCTGGACCACACCCCCATGGGTGATTTTGTGGAGCTGGAGGGGGAGGGGCCCGAACTGCGGCAGGTGGCTGCGGCTTTGGGCTTTGCCCCAGAAGCAGCTTTGCGGGGGACGTACCTGGAGCTGTGGAGAAGCTATCGAGAGCATCACCCGGAAGCCCCCGAACACATGGTGTTCTCATGA
- the panC gene encoding pantoate--beta-alanine ligase, whose protein sequence is MLVVTTIAGVRARRQELWRQGKTVAFVPTMGALHEGHLSLVRRGRELADEVWASVFVNPTQFGPGEDFERYPRNLERDVELLTREGAVLVFAPPVKEMYPRPPEVQVALPHLASHLCGAHRPGHFSGVALVVAKLFNIVQPEVALFGAKDFQQAVIIRRLVEDLNFPVRIEVVPTVREADGLAMSSRNTYLGEGERQEALALWHALTAAKAAVEGGERRGPQLEKLMLATLKQHPGVRPQYVAAVDPETLAPVEHIKSRVLLAVAAFVGSTRLIDNLLVEVAQ, encoded by the coding sequence ATGCTGGTGGTGACCACCATTGCTGGAGTGCGGGCTCGGCGCCAGGAGCTCTGGCGCCAGGGCAAAACCGTGGCCTTTGTCCCCACCATGGGGGCGCTGCACGAGGGGCACCTTTCGTTGGTGCGGCGGGGGCGGGAGCTGGCGGACGAGGTGTGGGCCTCGGTGTTCGTCAACCCCACCCAGTTTGGCCCCGGTGAGGATTTCGAGCGCTACCCCCGGAACCTGGAGCGGGATGTGGAGCTCCTCACCCGAGAGGGGGCCGTGTTGGTTTTTGCCCCCCCGGTGAAGGAGATGTACCCCCGGCCGCCCGAGGTGCAAGTGGCCTTGCCCCACCTTGCCTCGCACCTCTGCGGGGCCCACCGCCCGGGTCACTTTTCCGGAGTGGCGCTGGTGGTGGCTAAGCTCTTCAACATCGTGCAGCCGGAGGTGGCGCTCTTTGGGGCCAAGGACTTTCAGCAAGCGGTGATCATCCGCCGCCTGGTGGAGGACCTGAACTTCCCGGTGCGCATTGAGGTGGTGCCCACCGTGCGGGAGGCCGACGGCCTGGCCATGTCCTCCCGTAATACCTACCTCGGCGAAGGTGAAAGGCAAGAGGCTCTGGCCCTTTGGCACGCCCTCACGGCGGCCAAGGCGGCGGTGGAAGGCGGCGAGCGGCGCGGTCCGCAGCTGGAAAAGCTCATGCTTGCCACGCTAAAGCAGCACCCCGGGGTGCGTCCCCAGTACGTGGCGGCGGTGGACCCGGAAACGCTTGCGCCGGTGGAGCACATCAAAAGCCGCGTGCTTTTGGCTGTGGCCGCCTTCGTGGGAAGCACGCGGCTCATTGACAACCTCTTGGTGGAGGTGGCCCAATGA
- a CDS encoding UbiA-like polyprenyltransferase yields MSFRTFVANLSELVVFPHTVFALPFAFIGVLEAASGWPSGRVVFWVLVAMVGARTAAMAFNRLADLPFDAANPRTAGRPLPSGRLRPVHAWALVLAGAGALVAAAWQLNPLCLALSPLALAWVLGYSYTKRFTALSHLWLGLGLAMAPVGGWLAVSGTFALPPVVLAAAVAFWVAGFDVLYSLQDVEFDRRVGLYSLPARWGVAKALWASRVFHGLAAVGFAAFAVLVHARLWGSLAVALAWSLLLVQHLLVGNGRLERINAAFFTANGILSLSMLALFSLDIISGK; encoded by the coding sequence GTGAGCTTCCGCACTTTTGTGGCCAACCTTTCCGAGCTGGTGGTGTTCCCCCATACGGTTTTTGCCTTGCCCTTTGCTTTTATTGGTGTCCTGGAGGCGGCTTCCGGTTGGCCCTCCGGGCGGGTGGTTTTCTGGGTGCTGGTGGCCATGGTGGGGGCCCGCACCGCCGCCATGGCCTTTAACCGCCTGGCCGACCTTCCCTTCGACGCCGCCAACCCCCGCACTGCTGGACGGCCGCTGCCTTCGGGGCGTTTGCGACCGGTGCACGCCTGGGCTCTGGTGTTGGCCGGCGCCGGGGCGCTGGTGGCAGCTGCCTGGCAGCTCAACCCCTTGTGCTTGGCGCTTTCCCCTTTGGCCCTGGCCTGGGTGCTGGGCTACTCCTACACCAAGCGCTTTACCGCCCTTTCCCACCTGTGGCTGGGGTTGGGCCTGGCCATGGCGCCGGTGGGTGGGTGGCTGGCGGTGTCCGGGACATTTGCCCTGCCACCTGTGGTTTTGGCGGCGGCGGTGGCGTTTTGGGTGGCGGGGTTCGATGTGCTTTACAGCCTTCAGGACGTGGAGTTCGACCGGCGCGTGGGGCTTTACTCCCTCCCTGCCCGCTGGGGGGTGGCCAAGGCGCTTTGGGCTTCGCGGGTTTTCCACGGCCTCGCAGCGGTGGGTTTTGCAGCTTTTGCCGTGCTGGTGCACGCCCGCCTTTGGGGAAGCCTGGCGGTGGCGTTGGCGTGGAGCTTGCTTTTGGTGCAGCACCTGTTGGTGGGCAACGGGCGCCTGGAGAGAATCAACGCTGCCTTTTTTACCGCTAACGGCATACTTTCCCTTTCCATGCTGGCGCTGTTTTCCCTTGATATCATCAGCGGGAAATGA